A segment of the Gemmatimonadota bacterium genome:
GCACAGGTAAACAGTTCCTTCACGGGGCGGAATTCGACCAGGCCGATTTCACGGAACCGTCCCGAAATCGGTTGGAAGGCCTCACGACCGTACGCCACGGCCTCGATCACTTCGGCCGCCGACAGATCGATGGCGACCGTACAGTGCGGCACCCAGTTGCCGGGCAGGTAGTAGTCCATGCCCGTGTTATCTTGATTCGAAAACACCTCGTGAAACCGCGCGTGGACTTCCAGCAGCCGTCGGGTTACCACGGGCGCCAGGAACACCACCCCTTCCTGGCCGGGGAAAGTCCCCAGGCTGCTCAACTTGAAGTCGAACGGATCGATGGATCGCGCGAATTCGAGCAGTCGATCCGGGAAATCGTTCGTATCGAGACCGTCGTCGTAGACCGCGAGAGAAACGTGAGGCCGGGCATCGAGTTCCGACAGGGAAGGTTGCCCCAGGG
Coding sequences within it:
- a CDS encoding 2'-5' RNA ligase family protein; the encoded protein is MGYAIELFYDDESERAVLDIWDGLGAALGQPSLSELDARPHVSLAVYDDGLDTNDFPDRLLEFARSIDPFDFKLSSLGTFPGQEGVVFLAPVVTRRLLEVHARFHEVFSNQDNTGMDYYLPGNWVPHCTVAIDLSAAEVIEAVAYGREAFQPISGRFREIGLVEFRPVKELFTCALG